Proteins encoded within one genomic window of Candidatus Berkiella cookevillensis:
- a CDS encoding amino acid ABC transporter ATP-binding protein — MNVMQHNTVINFNKVNKWYNEFHVLKDINLQIQKGEKIIICGPSGSGKSTLIRCINRLEAHQKGNIEVLGIQLSDNLRSLKTIRKKVGMVFQQFNLFPHLNILENLMLAPMNVQKKNFAQAEALATLYLNKVKISEQINKYPAQLSGGQQQRVAIARALCLEPEIILFDEPTSALDPEMIKEVLDVIADLAKEGITMVCVTHEMGFAKNIADRVIFMDDGEIIEQAPPEDFFNHPKMPRTQLFLEKILK; from the coding sequence ATGAATGTTATGCAGCATAATACGGTTATAAATTTTAACAAGGTTAACAAATGGTATAATGAGTTTCATGTCTTAAAAGATATTAATCTTCAAATCCAGAAGGGAGAGAAAATCATTATTTGTGGACCCTCTGGCTCAGGAAAATCCACATTGATTCGATGTATTAATCGCTTAGAGGCACATCAAAAAGGTAATATTGAGGTTCTAGGCATTCAATTGTCTGATAATTTAAGAAGCTTGAAAACAATTAGAAAAAAAGTAGGCATGGTGTTCCAACAATTTAATTTGTTTCCGCATCTTAATATTTTAGAAAATTTGATGCTTGCACCTATGAATGTGCAGAAAAAAAACTTTGCACAAGCAGAAGCATTGGCAACACTTTATTTAAATAAAGTGAAAATTTCTGAGCAAATCAACAAGTATCCAGCTCAGCTTTCTGGTGGGCAGCAACAACGTGTTGCTATTGCAAGAGCGCTGTGTTTAGAGCCTGAGATTATATTATTTGATGAGCCTACCAGTGCGCTTGACCCAGAGATGATCAAAGAGGTTTTAGATGTTATAGCGGATTTAGCAAAAGAGGGCATAACTATGGTATGTGTTACTCATGAAATGGGCTTTGCAAAAAATATAGCTGACAGAGTCATTTTCATGGATGATGGTGAAATTATTGAACAGGCGCCGCCAGAAGATTTTTTCAACCATCCGAAGATGCCCAGAACACAGTTATTTTTAGAAAAAATATTGA